Proteins encoded in a region of the Dorea longicatena genome:
- a CDS encoding lysylphosphatidylglycerol synthase transmembrane domain-containing protein, producing MKQREGQRSVKKYIVLFILLVLVVIFIVLKGADIESVWNAMKNADPKWLTAGLGLAAVFNIAEGINLRKVLVSFGYRVSFKEAMKYAYIGYFFSSVTPSATGGQPLQLYAMSKDKIHVAHGTMALLTELTSFQIAAFLMENIAALWILTGRIHLNKIMLILALVGYIMNLVFIAALMIVIVSDRLKRKIVKGIRFLVMKLPFRHKEKMESKINDILHDFENCKDFFKKDPNLTLQVIGVSLVQIICWFSVPWAVYHAMGEAGSTFGSLFLHQIILYMTTALLPFPGAEGISEFSFVKLFAGMFSSVPVAAVVLVNRGISFYFLLILSGILGVVLGRFNGRSADQSGTKYKLQQETENGTGKILT from the coding sequence ATGAAACAGCGGGAAGGTCAGAGATCAGTTAAAAAATATATTGTGTTATTTATATTGCTGGTGCTCGTAGTCATATTTATTGTATTGAAGGGTGCGGATATAGAATCTGTATGGAATGCAATGAAAAATGCGGATCCGAAATGGCTGACGGCAGGCCTTGGTCTGGCAGCAGTGTTTAATATTGCAGAAGGTATTAATCTGAGAAAAGTTTTAGTATCTTTTGGATATCGGGTAAGCTTTAAAGAGGCTATGAAATATGCATATATTGGCTATTTCTTCAGTTCGGTAACACCATCGGCGACCGGAGGACAGCCATTGCAGCTATATGCGATGAGCAAAGATAAGATCCACGTGGCACATGGAACGATGGCACTTTTAACAGAGCTTACGAGTTTTCAGATTGCAGCATTTCTGATGGAAAACATTGCAGCGCTCTGGATTCTGACAGGAAGAATACACCTGAATAAAATTATGCTGATACTGGCATTGGTTGGTTATATTATGAATCTGGTTTTTATTGCCGCACTGATGATCGTGATCGTATCTGACAGACTGAAAAGAAAAATCGTAAAAGGGATTCGCTTTTTGGTTATGAAACTTCCATTTAGACATAAAGAGAAAATGGAAAGTAAAATCAATGATATATTACACGATTTTGAAAATTGCAAAGATTTTTTTAAAAAAGATCCAAACCTTACATTACAGGTAATTGGGGTGAGCCTGGTACAGATTATCTGCTGGTTCAGCGTTCCGTGGGCAGTATATCATGCAATGGGAGAAGCAGGCAGTACATTTGGAAGTCTTTTTTTACATCAGATTATATTATATATGACAACAGCGCTTCTTCCGTTTCCGGGAGCGGAAGGAATCAGTGAATTTTCTTTTGTAAAATTATTTGCCGGTATGTTTTCTTCGGTACCGGTTGCTGCTGTAGTATTGGTGAATCGTGGGATCAGTTTTTACTTCCTGTTGATCTTAAGTGGAATACTTGGTGTGGTGTTAGGACGTTTTAATGGAAGAAGTGCAGATCAAAGTGGAACGAAATACAAACTGCAACAGGAAACAGAAAATGGAACTGGAAAAATATTGACATAA
- a CDS encoding YifB family Mg chelatase-like AAA ATPase codes for MSFCTVLSAAVQGLSVEMIRVEADVSNGLPMFHMVGYLSSEVKEASERVRTAIRNSGMKLPAKKIIVNLAPATVRKRGASFDLPIALAVLAAMNYVPEEALKGVAVIGEVSLEGKIRGVSGVLPIVMEAKNQGCTACILPKENEIEGRLVSGIKILPADNLEKLCAYLNGDEKEIHRKKQGRSSAQRNIFENKKEDFSDICGQNAVKRAAEIAVAGGHNLLMAGPPGSGKSMIARRIATILPELSLEESLEITRIYSVLGMIDKEQPLITRRPFRSVHHTITKTALVGGGMTPRPGEISMAHGGVLFLDELAEFPRNVLEVLRQPLEEHQIHIARNYGNFTFPAEFMLVAAMNPCPCGNYPDMQKCSCTPSQIQKYLGKISQPFLDRMDLCIETPKVEYRELDIERIGKKEEESSEVIRSRVVEARKLQKKRYEGTQIRTNSMLGPGEIRTYIPLGSAERKLMEKAFERMGLTARTYHKILRVARTIADLDYSEKVTEKHLKEAIAYRSLDKKYWGR; via the coding sequence ATGTCGTTTTGTACAGTTTTATCTGCAGCTGTTCAGGGACTGAGTGTAGAGATGATCAGAGTGGAGGCTGATGTCAGTAACGGACTTCCGATGTTTCACATGGTAGGATATCTGTCTTCGGAAGTAAAAGAAGCATCAGAGAGAGTGCGTACAGCAATTCGCAATTCGGGAATGAAATTACCGGCTAAGAAGATTATTGTGAATCTGGCTCCGGCAACAGTTAGAAAAAGAGGAGCGTCGTTTGATCTGCCGATTGCACTGGCGGTTCTGGCGGCAATGAATTATGTACCGGAAGAGGCACTAAAAGGTGTGGCAGTGATTGGTGAGGTGAGTCTGGAGGGGAAAATAAGAGGTGTGTCAGGTGTGCTGCCAATCGTTATGGAAGCTAAGAATCAGGGCTGTACTGCCTGTATTTTGCCGAAAGAAAATGAAATAGAAGGTAGGCTTGTGAGCGGGATAAAGATTCTTCCCGCTGATAATCTGGAAAAACTCTGCGCATATCTGAACGGAGATGAAAAAGAGATACATAGAAAAAAACAGGGAAGGTCCTCCGCACAAAGAAATATTTTCGAAAATAAAAAAGAGGATTTTTCAGACATATGTGGTCAAAATGCGGTGAAGAGGGCAGCGGAGATTGCCGTGGCGGGAGGACATAATTTATTGATGGCAGGACCGCCGGGGTCCGGCAAGTCGATGATTGCAAGAAGGATTGCGACGATTTTACCGGAATTGTCATTGGAGGAGAGCCTGGAGATTACCAGAATATACAGTGTACTTGGAATGATAGATAAAGAGCAGCCTTTGATCACCAGGCGTCCGTTTCGAAGTGTTCATCATACCATAACGAAGACTGCATTAGTTGGAGGTGGAATGACACCAAGACCGGGAGAAATCAGTATGGCTCACGGAGGTGTGTTATTTTTGGATGAACTGGCAGAGTTTCCGAGAAATGTACTGGAAGTGTTGAGACAGCCTTTGGAGGAACATCAGATACATATTGCCAGAAATTATGGAAATTTTACATTTCCGGCAGAATTTATGCTGGTAGCAGCCATGAATCCGTGCCCATGCGGTAATTATCCGGATATGCAGAAATGTTCATGTACGCCGTCACAGATTCAGAAATATCTTGGAAAGATAAGTCAGCCATTTCTGGATCGTATGGATCTGTGTATTGAGACACCGAAAGTGGAGTACCGGGAACTGGATATAGAAAGGATAGGAAAAAAAGAGGAGGAATCATCGGAGGTAATACGAAGCAGAGTAGTAGAAGCAAGAAAATTACAGAAAAAAAGATACGAGGGAACGCAAATTCGTACAAACTCTATGCTTGGACCGGGAGAAATCAGGACCTATATTCCATTAGGCAGTGCGGAAAGAAAGTTGATGGAGAAGGCATTTGAAAGGATGGGGCTGACAGCGAGAACATATCATAAGATTTTACGAGTTGCAAGAACGATCGCTGATTTGGATTACAGTGAAAAAGTGACGGAGAAGCATTTAAAAGAGGCAATCGCTTATCGGTCGTTGGATAAAAAATATTGGGGACGTTAA
- the dprA gene encoding DNA-processing protein DprA encodes MIYEYWLAGIKEITDLKKQKLREVYGSGKAIYYIEETKLDKLRFLNEKDVAILKNAKKDTKLEEKWRKTEEKRIQFIPYFLKTYPEKLKYITDPPYALYVLGQLPDEKRKSAAIVGARNCTAYGEQMALQYGKSLAEAGIQIISGMARGIDGAGQRGALNSSWAKESGVTYAVLGCGVDVCYPRENIGLYMDIQEKGGIVSEFSPGTQPYAWNFPRRNRIISALADWILIMEAKERSGSLITADLALEQGKDVYALPGPVNSVLSQGCHRLIRQGAGILITPEELMDEWNINPVEIGQKGNKSEKMLESPEFMVYSCLDLFPKGTNQLMKETGLSVTELMERLITLELNGYVKEVSRNYYIRLQ; translated from the coding sequence ATGATCTACGAATACTGGCTGGCAGGAATAAAAGAGATTACAGATCTGAAGAAGCAAAAACTAAGAGAGGTATATGGATCTGGAAAAGCCATATATTATATAGAAGAAACTAAGTTAGATAAACTGCGCTTTCTAAACGAGAAGGATGTGGCGATATTAAAGAATGCAAAAAAAGATACAAAACTTGAAGAAAAATGGAGAAAGACAGAAGAAAAAAGAATACAGTTTATACCGTACTTTTTAAAAACGTATCCGGAAAAACTGAAATATATTACCGATCCTCCGTATGCATTATATGTACTCGGACAACTTCCGGATGAAAAAAGAAAAAGTGCGGCGATTGTAGGGGCGAGAAACTGTACGGCGTATGGTGAACAGATGGCATTACAATATGGAAAAAGCCTTGCAGAAGCAGGAATACAGATAATAAGTGGTATGGCAAGAGGAATTGACGGTGCAGGACAAAGAGGAGCGTTAAATAGCAGTTGGGCTAAAGAAAGTGGTGTGACATATGCGGTACTTGGATGCGGAGTGGATGTCTGTTATCCAAGAGAGAATATAGGATTGTATATGGATATACAGGAAAAAGGAGGAATAGTATCCGAATTTTCACCAGGAACCCAGCCGTATGCGTGGAATTTTCCAAGAAGAAATCGAATCATCAGTGCGCTGGCGGACTGGATACTTATTATGGAAGCAAAAGAAAGGAGCGGATCATTGATTACTGCGGATCTTGCACTGGAGCAGGGAAAGGATGTATATGCTCTTCCGGGACCGGTAAACAGTGTGTTAAGTCAGGGGTGTCACAGACTGATCAGGCAGGGAGCGGGGATACTGATTACCCCGGAAGAATTGATGGATGAATGGAACATTAATCCGGTGGAAATCGGGCAAAAAGGAAACAAAAGTGAAAAAATGCTTGAAAGTCCTGAGTTTATGGTGTATAGTTGTCTCGATTTGTTTCCGAAAGGGACAAATCAGCTGATGAAAGAAACAGGACTTTCGGTTACAGAGTTAATGGAAAGACTGATCACGTTAGAATTAAATGGATATGTAAAGGAAGTATCCAGAAATTATTATATAAGGCTGCAGTAA
- the topA gene encoding type I DNA topoisomerase, which yields MARYLVIVESPAKVKTIKKFLGSNYVVTASNGHVRDMPKSQMGIDIENDYEPKYITIRGKGEILAKLRKEVKKADKIYLATDPDREGEAISWHLSKALKLEDKKFYRISFNEITKNAVKASLKNPREIDMDLVDAQQARRVLDRIVGYKISPLLWAKVKRGLSAGRVQSVALRIIADREEEIDAFIPEEYWTLDANLKVKGERKLLTAKFYGTEKNKMTISSKEELDAIVKEVENADYSVADIKKGERTKKAPVPFTTSTLQQEASKALNFATAKTMRIAQQLYEGVDIKGSGTVGLITYLRTDSTRISEEADAAVREYIKEGFGEEYVAEGDAKKTSDKKIIQDAHEAIRPTDVTRTPAAVKEFLSRDQFRLYQLVWKRFIASRMQPARYETTSVKIAAGQYRFTVAASKVSFEGFKSVYTEAGEAKEENNVLLKGLDMDSVLTKESLDTKQHFTQPPAHYTEATLVKTLEELGIGRPSTYAPTISTIIARRYVAKENKNLYLTEIGEVVNHIMKQSFPSIVDVNFTANMESLLDGVAEGKVRWKTIIENFYPDLEAAVEKAEKELEQVKIEDEVTDVICEQCGRNMVVKYGPHGKFLACPGFPDCRNTKPYLEKIGVPCPICGKDVVIRKTKKGRRYYGCEDNPECEFMSWQKPSTKKCPRCGAYMLEKGNKLVCSDEQCGYVENIENTKEN from the coding sequence ATGGCACGCTATCTGGTAATCGTGGAGTCACCTGCGAAGGTGAAAACAATTAAAAAGTTTTTAGGAAGTAATTATGTAGTGACCGCATCGAATGGTCACGTAAGAGATATGCCCAAGAGCCAGATGGGTATCGATATTGAAAATGATTATGAACCAAAATATATAACGATCAGAGGAAAGGGAGAAATCCTTGCAAAGCTTCGCAAGGAAGTGAAGAAAGCTGACAAGATTTATCTGGCAACTGACCCGGACCGTGAAGGAGAAGCAATATCCTGGCATCTGAGTAAAGCGTTAAAATTAGAGGATAAAAAATTTTATCGAATCAGTTTTAATGAGATTACCAAGAATGCAGTAAAAGCGTCGCTTAAGAATCCAAGAGAGATAGACATGGATCTGGTAGATGCACAGCAGGCACGTCGTGTCCTGGACAGAATTGTAGGCTACAAGATCAGTCCGCTTTTGTGGGCAAAGGTTAAGAGGGGATTAAGTGCCGGCCGTGTACAGTCTGTTGCACTTCGAATTATTGCAGACAGAGAAGAGGAGATAGATGCATTTATACCGGAAGAGTATTGGACACTTGATGCGAATCTGAAAGTGAAAGGCGAAAGAAAACTTCTTACGGCTAAATTCTATGGAACAGAGAAAAATAAGATGACGATTTCATCAAAGGAAGAACTGGATGCAATTGTCAAAGAAGTAGAGAATGCAGATTATTCTGTTGCAGACATAAAAAAAGGAGAAAGAACAAAGAAAGCACCGGTACCTTTTACAACCAGTACACTTCAGCAGGAAGCGTCTAAAGCGCTGAATTTTGCGACGGCTAAGACAATGCGTATTGCGCAGCAGTTATATGAAGGTGTTGACATCAAGGGCAGTGGAACGGTAGGTCTGATCACATATCTGCGTACTGATTCTACCCGTATTTCAGAGGAAGCAGATGCAGCAGTAAGAGAATATATCAAAGAAGGATTCGGAGAAGAATATGTAGCGGAGGGTGATGCAAAGAAGACTTCTGATAAGAAAATCATTCAGGATGCGCATGAGGCGATTCGTCCGACTGATGTAACCAGAACTCCAGCAGCAGTGAAAGAATTCCTGAGCAGGGATCAGTTCCGTCTGTATCAGCTTGTGTGGAAACGCTTTATCGCCAGCAGAATGCAGCCGGCGAGATATGAGACCACTTCTGTTAAGATTGCAGCAGGACAGTACCGTTTTACTGTTGCCGCATCCAAAGTTTCATTTGAAGGTTTCAAAAGTGTGTACACAGAAGCGGGAGAGGCAAAAGAAGAGAACAATGTATTATTAAAAGGTCTCGATATGGATTCGGTTCTTACGAAGGAAAGCCTTGATACGAAGCAGCACTTTACGCAGCCGCCGGCTCATTATACAGAAGCAACACTGGTTAAGACACTGGAAGAACTCGGAATCGGCCGTCCAAGTACTTATGCGCCGACAATTTCCACAATTATTGCAAGACGTTATGTGGCCAAAGAAAATAAAAATCTCTATCTGACTGAGATTGGAGAAGTTGTAAATCATATTATGAAGCAGTCATTCCCAAGTATTGTAGATGTGAACTTTACAGCTAATATGGAAAGTCTTCTTGATGGAGTCGCAGAAGGCAAAGTCAGATGGAAAACAATTATTGAAAACTTCTATCCAGATCTGGAAGCAGCAGTAGAAAAAGCTGAAAAAGAACTGGAACAGGTGAAAATAGAAGATGAAGTTACAGATGTAATCTGTGAACAATGTGGACGTAATATGGTAGTGAAGTATGGTCCGCATGGAAAATTCCTGGCTTGTCCAGGATTCCCGGATTGCCGTAACACCAAACCATATCTGGAAAAAATAGGAGTACCATGCCCAATCTGCGGAAAAGACGTTGTAATCCGTAAAACGAAAAAAGGAAGAAGATATTACGGATGTGAAGATAATCCGGAATGTGAATTTATGTCATGGCAGAAGCCATCAACAAAAAAATGCCCGAGATGTGGCGCATATATGCTTGAAAAGGGAAATAAACTGGTCTGCAGTGATGAACAGTGTGGATATGTAGAAAATATTGAAAATACTAAGGAAAATTAG
- the codY gene encoding GTP-sensing pleiotropic transcriptional regulator CodY, whose protein sequence is MGVQLLDKTRKINKLLHNNSSSKVVFNDICEVLTEILDSNVLVISKKGKVLGGSKCEGVPYITELIEREIGKHVDDMLNERLLSILSTKENVNLQTLGFSEETVKGYQAIITPIDIAGERLGTLFIYKKDKVYEIDDIILSEYGTTVVGLEMLRSVNEESAEETRKEHIVQSAISTLSYSELEAIIHIFDELDGAEGILVASKIADRVGITRSVIVNALRKFESAGVIESRSSGMKGTYIKVINDYVFTELDRIKAERTK, encoded by the coding sequence ATGGGCGTACAATTGTTGGATAAAACCAGAAAAATCAACAAATTACTGCATAACAACAGTTCGAGCAAAGTCGTATTTAACGATATCTGTGAAGTCCTTACAGAGATTCTGGATTCGAACGTATTGGTGATCAGTAAAAAAGGAAAAGTGCTTGGCGGAAGCAAATGTGAAGGTGTGCCTTACATTACCGAATTGATCGAGAGAGAGATCGGAAAGCATGTAGATGATATGCTGAATGAGCGCCTGCTTAGTATCTTATCAACAAAAGAAAATGTAAATCTTCAGACACTTGGATTTTCCGAAGAAACTGTCAAAGGTTACCAGGCGATCATTACACCTATTGACATTGCCGGAGAACGACTTGGAACACTTTTTATTTATAAAAAAGATAAGGTGTATGAAATTGACGACATTATTCTGAGCGAATATGGAACGACGGTCGTTGGCCTTGAGATGTTAAGATCCGTGAATGAAGAAAGTGCAGAAGAGACCAGAAAAGAGCATATTGTACAGTCTGCGATCAGCACATTGTCTTATTCGGAACTGGAGGCGATCATTCATATATTTGATGAACTGGATGGAGCCGAAGGAATCCTTGTTGCAAGTAAGATTGCAGATCGAGTAGGAATTACAAGATCCGTTATTGTAAATGCTCTTAGAAAATTCGAAAGTGCAGGGGTAATAGAATCCCGCTCTTCGGGAATGAAAGGAACGTATATTAAAGTAATCAATGATTACGTATTTACTGAACTGGACCGCATTAAAGCAGAACGTACAAAATAA